The following coding sequences are from one Molothrus aeneus isolate 106 unplaced genomic scaffold, BPBGC_Maene_1.0 scaffold_40, whole genome shotgun sequence window:
- the LOC136570829 gene encoding serine/threonine-protein kinase PAK 3-like — MIGQVCAAVCTVFSVVYSGYYLTQLTRHLTRGWRQAWPLASTAGSAAPLAASGIEEEAEEEQRSIKTPAAFPAQPELAEPVTLVARSAIQPGAAGPAWAAAASSPPAAGTSCSSAAQQPERRQEQGRKTLRSIVSLGQPMSKYTAFEELGRGGFGAVYKALDTSSGQQVAIKIMSLEEEMSEELAANEILAMRDNRSPNIVTYLDSYLVDAELWLAMEFMDGGTLFDVLSAVYPEEGQIGAVCRECLQGLHFLHSRQVIHRDIKSNNVLVGMDGSVKLGDFGLCAQLSPERSKRSSSVGTPSWMAPEVVRGEAYGPKVDIWSLGIMGLEMVEGEAPYEREARLRVFELIERNGPPKLQNPRHHSALLRDFLRCCLQADEDRRWSAQELLQHPFVTSGDPASSLAALIISAKQVQEDWRGDTCA; from the exons ATGATCGGGCAGGTCTGTGCCGCGGTTTGCACggtcttttctgttgtctattctggctactacctgacccagctgactc gtcACCTGACACGCGGATGGAGGCAAGCCTGGCCTTTG gcctcaacagcagggtcagcagctcctctggctgcctctggcattgaggaagaggctgaagaggagcaaaggagcaTCAAGActccagcagctttccctgcacagcctgaacttgcagagccggtga cccttgttGCTC GCTCTGCAATTCAACCTGGTGCCGCTGGACCAgcgtgggctgcagcagccagctcgccccccgctgctggcacttcctgcagcagcgcagcccagcagcccgagaggaggcaggagcagggccggAAGACACTGA ggaGCATTGTGAGTCTGGGCCAGCCAATGAGCAAATACACGGCATTTGAAGAACTGGGACGAGG gGGCTTTGGAGCTGTTTATAAAGCCCTTGACACCAGCAGCGGACAACAG GTGGCAATCAAGATCATGTCGCTTGAGGAGGAGATGTCCGAGGAGCTGGCTGCCAATGAAATCCTGGCCATGAGGGACAACAGGAGTCCCAATATCGTTACCTACTTAGACAG ctacctGGTGGATGcggagctctggctggccatggAGTTCATGGACGGCGGCACCTTGTTTGATGTGCTCAGCGCGGTGTACCCGGAGGAAGGACAGATAGGCGCTGTCTGTCGGGAG tgcctgcaaggactgcatttccttcattcccgccaagtcatccacagagacatcaaaagcaACAACGTCCTTGTGGGCATGGATGGATCTGTCAAGTTGG gtgactttggcctctgtgctcagctcagccctgagcgcaGCAAGCGCAGCTCCAGCGTCGgcactcccagctggatggcgccggaggtggtgagaggagaagcctacggccccaaagtggacatctggtccctgggcatcatggggctggaaatggtggaAGGGGAAGCTCCTTACGAGCGGGAAGCCCGTCTCAGG GTTTTTGAACTGATAGAAAGGAACgggcccccaaaactgcagaaccCCAGGCACCACTCGGCTCTCCTGCGCGACTTCCtccgctgctgcctgcaggcagacGAGGACAGGCGCTGgtctgcccaggagctcctgcag catccCTTTGTGACCTCAGGCgatcctgcctccagcctggctgctctgatcaTCTCAGCCAAGCAAGTGCAGGAAGACTGGAGAGGAGACACCTGCGCCTGA